The nucleotide window GCGTTTATGGGAGACACGTCTCTGACGGATAGTCATTGTATATGGCCTGCATCAGCGCAGAGCCGCGAGACGAGACGACATAGAGGTTTTCGCTTGCTTCGATATTCAGTGCAGGCGCACAAACATCACGCTCGGATCAATTGCAATGTCATTGAGTACGGTTATGTTCTTCGGAAAGTGCTGAATTGGAATCGCTGCGTTGCACCGCGCGGCGTGATATGTTCATGCGGCTGGGTGGCGATTAATTCAAATTCCGGTCCAATCTCTTCTGACAGACCTGCCGCATCATAACGAATGACTGGTAAACCACTGCATCGCTCCGGGCCGTCTAGAGCAAACGTTCCAATGATAATGTGGCCGCCTGATCTGAGTGCCGTTTTGAGTCGGCGCGTGTAGGCGATGCGATCGGCAGCCTCCGTGAGAAAATGAAACGCTGCGCGATCGTGCCAAATATCGTAATTTTCTGACGGCTCCCATTTTGTCACATCCACCGTCACCCATTCGAGCACTGTTACACGCTCGAACCCGTTGGCAATCAGACCATCAACAACACGTGACGCACCTCCTCCGATATCCACGATGGCTGAGGCCGAAGTTACTCCAGCGAGCTTAATCAGTTCGAGCGATAGAGCCGGGTTCTCCTGAAACCAGCTACC belongs to Bradyrhizobium sp. SK17 and includes:
- a CDS encoding SAM-dependent methyltransferase → MSDENRQAHWDEVYTSKGENAGSWFQENPALSLELIKLAGVTSASAIVDIGGGASRVVDGLIANGFERVTVLEWVTVDVTKWEPSENYDIWHDRAAFHFLTEAADRIAYTRRLKTALRSGGHIIIGTFALDGPERCSGLPVIRYDAAGLSEEIGPEFELIATQPHEHITPRGATQRFQFSTFRRT